A genomic window from Brassica oleracea var. oleracea cultivar TO1000 chromosome C8, BOL, whole genome shotgun sequence includes:
- the LOC106310718 gene encoding protein yippee-like At3g55890: MGRVFIVDLEGQIYSCKHCNTHLTKEQDIMSKSFQCRYGQAYLFNEVVNISTGNEEDRMLMTGLHTVTDIFCVGCGSNVGWKYVTAHDINQKYKEGKSVLELYKIVGPYDSNDLVCQEISRLEI; encoded by the exons ATGGGAAGGGTTTTTATCGTGGATCTGGAAGGGCAAATCTATAGTTGCAAACACTGTAACACCCATCTTACAAAAGAACAAGACATCATGTCCAAG TCATTTCAATGCAGGTATGGACAAGCTTATCTCTTCAATGAAGT TGTAAACATTTCAACTGGAAATGAAGAAGACAGAATGTTGATGACGGGACTTCATACGGTAACTGACATCTTCTGTGTTGGTTGTGGATCAAACGTTGGCTGGAAATAT GTGACTGCCCATGATATTAACCAGAAATACAAGGAAGGAAAATCAGTTCTTGAATT GTATAAGATTGTGGGTCCTTACGATAGCAACGACTTGGTCTGTCAAGAAATTTCAAGACTTGAGATATAA
- the LOC106309153 gene encoding uncharacterized protein LOC106309153, whose amino-acid sequence MGEAKILVEVELDKPFPKLIALDDKQGNIYLVDVEYSWIPSACGRCGALGYKEKRCLLPQKPLEALSTKETQGTGEEIPIVDIVKLLQNTSSTHADHLEPKSLSPSSHQVGETPIESYVTTPSEVALASSLTHSHEIMEEIPSPIIILEGSGASENEQPIGPSTPLTRNHQQFHMEPEIPLSYGKEIGVDVVGETSSYNLTRGGRPIKPTQKIQDMEWMKVSGKGKHGRRGRGNHIH is encoded by the exons ATGGGAGAAGCTAAAATATTAGTTGAGGTTGAGTTAGATAAACCGTTCCCGAAACTCATTGCACTTGATGACAAGCAAGGCAATATCTATTTGGTAGATGTGGAGTATTCTTGGATTCCTAGTGCTTGTGGAAGATGCGGAGCACTTGGCTACAAGGAGAAGAGATGTCTACTTCCTCAGAAGCCACTTGAAGCACTTTCTACAAAAGAAACTCAGGGTACCGGTGAAGAGATCCCAATCGTGGACATAGTTAAATTGTTGCAAAACACTTCTAGTACACATGCTGATCATTTGGAGCCAAAGTCGCTCTCACCTTCTTCCCATCAAGTAGGTGAAACTCCTATAGAGTCTTATGTCACTACACCGTCCGAGGTTGCCCTTGCTAGTTCACTCACACATTCGCATGAG ATTATGGAAGAAATTCCATCACCAATTATCATTTTGGAAGGCTCTGGCGCTTCTGAAAATGAGCAACCAATTGGTCCTTCCACTCCTCTTACTCGTAACCATCAACAATTTCACATGGAGCCGGAAATTCCGCTCTCTTATGGGAAAGAGATTGGTGTTGATGTAGTTGGAGAGACTTCTAGTTATAACTTAACTAGAGGAGGAAGGCCAATAAAACCAACCCAAAAAATTCAAGATATGGAATGGATGAAGGTTAGTGGAAAAGGTAAACATGGTCGACGTGGCCGAGGAAATCACATTCACTAA
- the LOC106307967 gene encoding uncharacterized protein LOC106307967, whose protein sequence is MGLISKEEVSKARRYSSSFWRGVKTIFVLFTMLLSFILFSAPIFLAVADAILPSAILSSSSSLLRLSPTTVSSHLSNYDFRYSLIDIPLISIIRSAIILCVYGLCDGPKLSRGPYLTITMFCSISSLIYVSCKAAFVFGEPVIGGGSFRTEEVALFVCSSVLAIGHIVVAYRTSCRERRKLLVFKIDIESVSACKNVFPRHQKILLQERLK, encoded by the exons ATGGGTCTGATTAGCAAAGAAGAAGTTAGCAAAGCGAGAAGATATTCATCTTCTTTTTGGAGAGGAGTCAAGACTATCTTCGTTCTCTTCACTATGCTCCTCTCTTTCATCCTCTTCTCTGCTCCTATCTTCCTCGCCGTCGCAGACGCCATCCTCCCCTCCGCCATCCTCTCCTCCTCCTCCTCTCTCCTACGCCTTTCTCCGACGACTGTTTCTTCTCATCTAAGCAACTACGACTTCAGATACTCCCTTATTGATATTCCTCTCATCTCCATCATTAGATCTGCCATTATACTAT GTGTTTACGGTCTTTGTGACGGACCAAAGTTATCAAGAGGTCCATATCTGACAATAACGATGTTCTGCTCGATATCTTCATTGATCTACGTGTCTTGTAAGGCAGCGTTTGTGTTTGGTGAGCCAGTGATCGGAGGAGGAAGTTTCAGAACAGAGGAAGTGGCTCTGTTTGTGTGTTCGTCGGTCTTAGCCATCGGTCATATCGTTGTGGCGTATAGAACAAGTTGTAGAGAGAGAAGAAAGCTACTAGTCTTCAAGATCGACATCGAATCC GTTTCAGCTTGTAAGAATGTGTTTCCTCGACACCAGAAGATCCTCCTACAAGAGAGACTCAAATAG
- the LOC106309152 gene encoding zinc finger BED domain-containing protein DAYSLEEPER-like: MDYDTVHTMALLEAQREYMDMNDEDAEFDIDEEMAETETEAEAEVQCEPQATASTQAAKPQPLDPRIKIEMLQAAYKKLDPSTSSLKIKELKDSLSALYKDYQKRSQTSSSGVSLTPTPQEIVTESPLEDDYDNDFFELEKSIGGGVGNPKTHLDIYLEEPRLNRRANLDLDVLSYWKENQHRFGDLASMARDILSIPITTVASESAFSIGSRVLTPYQNHLLPKNVQALLCTRNWLRGFAEYTGKA, encoded by the exons ATGGACTATGATACTGTGCACACAATGGCGCTTCTTGAAGCTCAACGTGAATACATGGACATGAATGATGAAGATGCTGAATTTGATATAGATGAAGAAATGGCAGAAACAGAAACAGAAGCAGAAGCAGAAGTTCAGTGTGAACCACAAGCCACTGCATCAACACAAGCAGCGAAACCTCAAC CTTTAGATCCAAGAATAAAGATTGAGATGCTTCAAGCTGCTTATAAGAAATTGGATCCCTCTACTTCAAGTTTAAAGATTAAAGAACTTAAGGATAGTTTGTCTGCACTCTACAAAGACTATCAGAAACGGTCTCAAACAAGTTCTTCAGGTGTTTCACTCACACCAACTCCACAAGAGATTGTCACAGAATCTCCACTTGAAGATGATTATGATAAT GATTTTTTTGAGTTGGAAAAGAGCATTGGAGGTGGAGTTGGCAACCCAAAGACACATTTGGACATATATTTGGAAGAGCCAAGGCTGAACAGAAGGGCTAACTTGGATTTGGATGTCTTGAGTTATTGGAAAGAGAACCAACATCGATTTGGAGATTTAGCATCGATGGCACGTGACATCCTCAGCATTCCGATCACCACAGTAGCTTCAGAGTCTGCCTTTAGCATTGGATCCCGGGTTTTAACTCCATACCAAAATCATCTCTTGCCTAAAAATGTCCAAGCTCTTCTTTGCACTAGGAATTGGTTGCGCGGTTTTGCTGAATACACAGGTAAAGCTTAA